GCTTCGGTGTTTCGAGCGTGTTTCGAGCGGAAGAGCTTCGAGGTCGCCCACCACATGGCATCTCATCCGCGCTTCCAGCTCGATCATCTGATGGAACTGACGGAGCGAACCTTGAGGACGCGCCCTTCTGATCTCTATTACGACATGGGTGACGTCGTACCAGGGCAAAAATGGAAAGATACGAATCATGCGTTCTCGCCGATGGATGCATTGAGTCAGCTGGAAGATTCAAACGCCTGGTTCATTCTCCGGGACGCGCAAAAAGATCCGGCCTACACCGAGCTGTACCGGCATGCGATCGCCGAGGTCAAGGATATGATTGGCGGCGACATCGAATCGAAGATCAGGAACGAAGAGATCATTATTTTCATCACGTCGCCCAAGCGGGTGACGGCCTATCACATCGATCGCGAATGCAATTTCATTCTTCAGATTCACGGAGAAAAGGATTTGTATCTGTTTGATCGGGAAGACCGGCAGGTTCTTCCGGAGGTGGAAATCGAGCGATTCTGGACGAAGGACAATAACGCGCCAAACTATCGGCCGGAGCTGCAGGACCGGGCACAGTTGTACAGGCTGGCTCCGGGGAATGGCGTGCATGTTCCTGTCAACTGCCCGCACTGGTTGAAGAACGATAACAATATTTCGGTAACGCTAAGCGTCAACTTCCAGTTCGTCGACTCGATGCGAAAGGATGTTTATCGCGCCAACTATTACCTCAGAAAGCTTGGACTCAACCCCTGTCCGCCTGGACGAAGCGCGGTGAGGGATCGAGCCAAGGCCATGGCGTATTCGACGGCACAATCCGCCCAGCGAGCGATCAGATCGGCGCTGCATAGAGGTGGTTAGTCCCTGACCGGCCGATCGACCTGGCGAGGGCCGGTGTCGTCAAGCGGCCCGCCGACACCGACCCGCCACGACCTCGCGAAGCGCTTGAACCGGCTCGCGCGAGCTTTCAGGCGGTCTCCGGATGTGCCGCAATGAAGTTAGTGAAGGCGTCATACGGCTGACTTAATATGGTGCCGTCGATCATCAGCCCGAAGGTCTCGTCTCCGCTATCGAGTTCGTAGTACATCACCGACTGGATGTTTTTTGTCCTTCGGGCCGCGAAGTAGCTGGCAAGCTGTGTACTGATGTAGCTTGCCCGATAGGCCGCTCCCTTTTCGGGCCCCGTGTTCCACTCGGTGAGCAGGAACGGCACACCATAGCGCGCCTGGCAATAGGCAGGCAGATCGAACCGGCGACCCGATCCGTCTGAGCCGATGTTGAGGATGTCGCCATAGACTTCGAAGTTGTGCCATGTCGTCATGTCCCACCGTACGACCGGA
This genomic interval from Paraburkholderia sabiae contains the following:
- a CDS encoding transcriptional regulator, which gives rise to MDISLDSLVHEAALPDKWIDADASVFRACFERKSFEVAHHMASHPRFQLDHLMELTERTLRTRPSDLYYDMGDVVPGQKWKDTNHAFSPMDALSQLEDSNAWFILRDAQKDPAYTELYRHAIAEVKDMIGGDIESKIRNEEIIIFITSPKRVTAYHIDRECNFILQIHGEKDLYLFDREDRQVLPEVEIERFWTKDNNAPNYRPELQDRAQLYRLAPGNGVHVPVNCPHWLKNDNNISVTLSVNFQFVDSMRKDVYRANYYLRKLGLNPCPPGRSAVRDRAKAMAYSTAQSAQRAIRSALHRGG